The Manis javanica isolate MJ-LG chromosome 13, MJ_LKY, whole genome shotgun sequence region AGCTCAGAGTAACTCGCTGGCCCAGGGCTTCGGCCTGTGATGGACTCTTGCGTTCCCCACACTGCGACCTCAGCCGCGCACACGGGCCTGGCTATGCCAGGGCAGGAGCATCACGCCCAGGATAGTCGCAGCCACTGGCAGGCTGGCAGTGATGGCGCTCAGCTCAGGGACAGACGCAGCCACCGTGTGCAGAGCCTCCCCGCCCCCCTCACCAGCGATCCGGGAGCCGCCTGGGGCAGCCCACGCAGAGGAGGGCAGGCAAAAGACACGGAGGTTTCTGGAGTCCCGCGTGCAGGTCACACTCGCTTTAAAACTCCTGTTTAATACTGGATACAATGCTTTTTAACGTAAAAAACAAACATGTACCTTATGTTAAATCAGTCGCTGTAATGATATAAAGCAAAATACTATTCATCTTTATCCTTTCTAAAACCTCCCAGCAGCAACTGTAGCTTCCAGGAAGAACCGGAAAAGAGAACCCGCAGGCGGCTCGGAGGCAAGCCCACCTCCCAGGCAGCGCTCACTGGCTCGCCGTCTGCCGCGTGCCTCCACCAGCCTCAGCAGCGCTGACCCCTTTCTTCCAGGAGCTGGttgtcaaatatttctttttccctttggaaaaCAAATGGAGACATTGCCGTTTTAGTAACTGACCATGCTTTAAAGGGCACGGAACACAGACGTTGCTGTTTCACGGGGACAGAGCTTCCACTTGGGCAGACGGGAAGTTCTGGGGTGATGGTGGGGGCACTGCACAGCCGCTGAGCCGTGTACTTGAGATGGCAAGTTTTAAAGGAATACGATGTAGCAAACTGTCCACTAAAGGGACCCAGGTAAGAAAAACTGCATTAACCCTTGCTTGGCTGGCCACTGCTCGCAGGACAGAGAGAACAAGCAACAGCAGTTCTGCTCAGCAGAACGCTGGAGGCGGGCCAGGCCAGGGTGCGGCGATTCCAGGGGAGACGCAGGAGTCCCCTTCAGAAGGCCTGGGGAAATGGCTCACTGGCACCACGAGATGCCCAGGTCGCATAAAGCCAGGGTTGTGCCAACTCCTTAAACGTAAGGACAAGACGAGGTGTCAGCAGGCAGCATGAACCAAGGACACCCAACATCAGGGAGGGCGGATCCTGGGAGGGACAACCATGCAACAGGAACTGGGGCCCACGGCAAGCGGCCTCCGCCCCCGGGTCCTGCTGCTCAGGCCAGGTCCCCGAGGGGGCGGAACAGCAGCCCGTGCATGCACCTAATTCAGCACAGTGGCTGGAGATGTTTACAGCAGGCAGAGGCTGAAGAACTCGGTGCACCCTGACCCCAGGCACCCTGATAGCAGCCTCACAGAAGGAAGAACAGGAAGGCGGACAGACAGACACTACGGCAGAGTGGCAGCTCCTCGGCCGAGGGGCAGGAAAACGCGGGCCACGGTGGGTATGTGCCAGCACCAACCGCTCTCCCAGGAGGAGGTTGTTTATGCATGAGGGGCAACAGGCGAGACAGACTGTGGAGATCCAGCAACAGGGATGCCAAGTTTCTGTCTCCAAAGGCCCTATCAATTCAGCTGAGTCGGAATGCTGCAAATGGAGCCGCGTCTCTTCTTATATGGACAGTCCTGCAGGCCTCCCTGTGCACGGAGGCCTGACCACCAGCGGCCCAGCCGCCCTGGAGCACAAGGGGGCCCTGCTCAGGAGGGCGTGGGGCCTCTGCAGGCCCTGAGTCTTCACCGAGCGTCCCGTGATGGGTCCGGCTGGCCCTGGGCGGAGAGCCCGGCCTGAGACGCTAGTTGAGTCCTCCGCCTGTCACAGCCACGCGGCCCGCCTGCCCCCGAGGCTGGCAGCCAGCCCAGAGACAGGATTAGGGGCTCTGGGGGCCAAAAATCCAAGGGTGGCTACCCACACCAGTGGAGACAGACATCTCGATCACAGCACGCTTCTCACCAGCCAGGGATGGCCGGGGCGGTAGCCTGATCTCACTGCATTATTCCGACAGCCATGACATTGGGGCAAAGGGAGAAGGTTCGGGGGGCGAACATCAGCCCCCTGTGAAGGGGGAGCAGACCTGGCGGCCCCCAGCACGCACCCGCGGGCCGCGCTGGCCGGTCTCCTGCAGGCCTCGAGGCGGGCCCTGGACCTGCCGCCCACCCGCGGCCTCTGCTGGCCTCGCTCGGTCCATCTGGCCATCCCCTGGCCAAGTGCCAACGTGTATTTCCAACTTGACGTGATTCATTTACCCACCAGGCATCTGGTTAAAGTGTCAGGAAGAGTGGCCTTGAGTGACGCATGGTCAGAAACACGCCTTTGAAGACAAAGTGGGAAATGGGTGGGAACTGAGTTCTGGGCGCCTACCGGTAGCCGAGCGAAGGTCCTCGGATGTACTTCTCCTCAGCAGTCTTATAATCCACTGCATCAACTGCAGAAATAGCACAGATGATAGCCTGCAAGAGGGCAGTGGGGGCCAGTGCACTGTCAGCTGGCACACTCCCAGGTCAGGGGTCACCAAACTCTACAGAATCCCGCCTATCTCTGCCTGTAATGAAGTTTCTGGATTCAATCAGTAACATTTTCTCTTGGACTAAAGACACGAGTGCCGGTCACTAAAGGCAGAGACGGAATGGCAGGCCCCCCACACCACAGGCCCCCTAACTCGCACAACGGCCTCTGCTGAAGCCCACTCACTTCAGGCAGAAGGACGTCGAGGATGAACCGGATCCGGTCGCTGCTGACGCCCACCGGGGCCCTGCTGCCCGCCTCCTGGTACACCCTTTGCAAGTACTGCACCACCAGGTCCAGCTGCTCCTCGTCCTCCAGGTACGTCTCCACGCAGGTCACGTACTGGCCTGAATTCAGGAACATCTTCAGCCACCTCGACGGCTTCCTGTTCTTCAAGATGGCCTGCAGGTGGCGCTCCGCGCCCCGGGCCTTCACGATGTACTCCACCAGCTTCTGGTTGGCCCGGTCCCGGGCGGCCCGGGACCGGTCGGGGAGGACTTTCCTGCGGGGCCGTCTCCTGCCCTGGGGGACTCCCGCCACGGGCTCCCGGAGGCCCCCCGCGCTCAGCTGAGGGAACCTGGTCCCTAGGACGTCCTGCTGGATGGACTTGCGGACGGGATAGCCTGCAGAAAGGTGCGTCTGTGAGAAGGCCGCTGGCAGGTCCCTGCCGCCTCCCTTCATGAACCGGGCAGCCCTGGGCAACCGCACAGACTGGTGACTGTGGGGAGAGGCCCGAGGCAAGCCCCCCACGCAGAGACCCACGTTCCCCAAAGGCTCCTCGTCTGTCAGGATCCCTCACCCCTCGGCCCGGCCCTGCCCTCCTGAGGACGCCCGGCCATCCGCCGCACTGTATCAGCCAGAAAGCCTGGGGCTCGGCATGCCTGCCAGTTACCTGAGGGCGGCAAGCGACGGGGAGGGCGGGCAGAAAGTGCCGCCTCCACATGCCCCAGAGACCGGGGCGCCCTCCCCATGGGCACCCGGACGACCTGTGTGGTCCTGGACTGCTCTTGGCATGCAGGACTGGGCTCAGGACGTGGCAGGGCCTCCTCCTGGACACCAGCCCTCCAGAGCGCCCCCCACAGAACATCGCGGCTGTGGAACAGCACACCTTCACAGAGGAGCTGGGGGACTTACTTATATCAGCCGCGTAGTATTCCAGGAAGGAGCCGGAGAAAGAACCACAGCCTGTGGAGGAGGGGAAAGCCCGCCGCATGTCACAGACCCTCTAGAAACCCGCCGGGGCCACAGGGTCCAGACGGCCTGACCTTGCATCTTGGCCCCAGTGGGCTGCTCCCATAAACCCTCACCACCCAGGCAGTCCTCCCAGGGGGCCTGCACTGCCGCCCCCTCTGACCCTGCTGTCCGAAGGTGCACAGGCCCCACGTACCGAGCCGGACCCTGTAGTCAGTGATCAGGGAGACGCACCAGCCAATGGCCTGGTCAAAGCCCTCCTTGGCCTCCTTCTGCAACAAGACCCAGAGGCAGGCATTTGCAGGAGGCACAGAGCTCCTCTGACCTCATCTCTGAGACCTCAGGTCTCCTGTCCATGAGGGACCCAGCAGCCACCACAGTGCAGGGCTCCCAAGGCCAGACAGGAAGGACATGTCATGCCAgatctggggctggggctgcccagAACAGCAGAACCTAAGCAGAGCAGGTGGAAAACGCCACTATTGGGCCACCACTGCAGGTGGAGACTTCAGAGTGGCTGCAGCAAACCCTACTGAGACGCCCTTGTGCCCGTCACTGAGGGGGCCGGGGCAGCTGAGAGGAAGCGCTGCCCCCGCAGGGAGGGACACTGGGCCACAGCTGCAGGACCCACCCAGGCCTGGTGGTCCTCAAACTGAGGGGAACACCACAGAGCGACCCTGGCTGGCTGATGAACCCCTCTTGGGCTCCTGCCCTCGGCCAGGCCTCTTCCCCGGAAGCAGGGGTGGCAGGCACAGGACAGCCCCTGGGCATCCCCACACACCACCCCCTTGTAAGCTGGGTTCCCTATGATGGGGCATCTTCTCGTGCTCGAGGCACTTGGGTCTCAAAGCAAGACTCGtgccctcccctccacccaccccccgGCATTTTGGGAAAGCGATCCAATCCCCAAAAGTGGGAACAGGGCCAGACGATCAGCCGCATGTGCTCGCAGGCCGCTCCCCAGGGAGCATGGGAAGCACGTCGCGCAGCCTCACAGGGGCCGATGCAGCAGGGGACAGGCAGGGCACCAGGCTCATGCCGGGGTTGGACACGCTGGGGACAGGCAGGCAGAGCCTAAGGGTCCGGCATGGGAGCCCACCTTCCAAACACCCACCCGCACCTGAAGCCAGCCTGCAGGCAGGAGGTTCCCGAGGCCTCCCACTCCTGACGCCACAGCTACGGAATCAGCTCGCTGCACTGTGACCCCGGCTGTGGAAGGCACAGGCCCGGCCCACCCAGCCCAGGTCTGCTCCCAGGAAGGTGGCACAGAGCCCGCCCTACTTCAGAGCAGAACGAACAGCCCCCCATAGCACTGATGTAAAGAGATGGTGACAGGACCGAAGGGACCCAGCTACCGCCAAGCAGAGAAGTCGGGACTTGGGGCCACGGCCACAGCCGTGCCAGGCTCTGGCTCACAGCACACGTGGCAGCACTCCGAGGGGCCCGGGGTCTGCAGTGCCCGCTCCACGGGCAACCTGAGAACAACAGCCCTGGAAGGAGCGAGCCTCGTGCCCAGGCAAGCTGCCCCCCCACGCTCGGCCTCGTTTCCTCACCCCTGCAATGGAGACACGTCTGGCTACCTTGCAGGGCGGCTGTGAGATCGGCCCAATGGTGGAGCCGGGCCGCAGAAGCCTGGCCTCTCCCCCATCGCCCGCACACAAGCTGGGATTCGGGGCTGTGCGAAGGAGCCTGAGGGAGAACCCCCCGCCTCATCCCCGGGACAGCACCGGCGACCCACCTACCAGGAGCGCCTGCTTCTCCTTACAGTCGAAGTGCTTCAGCCTCCGGAGAGACACGGTGATGCTTGAGGCAAAGAGGCAGGAGTCAGGGCAGCGTGGGCCCGGGGTGCCCCCCTCGGGGAGTGCTTGGGGGGGGCCTGCCATTTGTTCGTGCAGCAGCTGCCCACCCCAACTGTCTGAGGAAGGTCCCCACGAGGGGGGGGGGTCCCACACCCACGTGACAAGGGTCAGGCATTCGCCTCCTGTTCTGCGGCCGGCACATCCCGGTGCGTGCGCGTCCAGGCAGCGTGTCCCTGGTCTGCACCCCGACCCCAccctcccaggcccccagccccacaggagGCGTTCCCCAGGGCAGACGCAGTGAGCAGGCTCACCCCCGGCCCTTCGGGTCCATGTGTCCCTCGATGAACAAAACGCTTGCTTTCCTGTCCCGGCGCCTGACACTCTTGACCTGCCAGCAAACCCAGAAAAACACAGTGTGGAGAGCCCAGGGGCAGCCGCGCACCGACACATCTTCCTGACACTGTCCTGCTGCACGGGACCGCAAATGCCTGCATGGGTGACGCCAAGCACCACCAACTCAGGGCAACCCAGGCGAAGCGGACACCATCTGATGCTCAGAGACCACCCGGGTGGAGTTGCCGCCGGGCAGACCCAGGTGGGGTTCCTCCCGTCTGGGCCGGCCACCTCTGCGCAGTCTGTCCTCATGACCCATTAACccggggaaggggaggagggggctgggccGAGGGGCCAGGGGGTGTGGGCGCCAAATGGAAGGCCGTGCCAAGGGGAGCTGAGGGGACTGGACAAACAGCCCCGACAGCTGAGCCAGACCctgtccctgggcctctgtccctgcCTCATGACCCCCAGGGAAGTGCTGTGCAGAGGGCTACCCCAGAGCCACTGGGACGGTCGATCCCACACACGGAGGCTCTGCCGACTCCGTGGGCAGACCCGTGAGGGCGCCAGCATCACTGCCCCAGTGCAGGCCCCCGCGCACCACTGTCTCTGACTAGCGGAGCACCAGGTCCCAGAACCCCGCCTGCCGGAGGATAAGGGAACAGGAAGGGGCCTCTGCCCAGAAAGCACACCGGCCAGCTGCCCGTCCAGGAGAGAAGCCGAGCCCAGGGTTTAGCTGCACCGGAGCTCACGCACCATGTAGGAGGCGTGGACAGGACTCAAACACCGGCCTTTACATGCACAGCTGAGCCCTAGCCACCCTAAACGCTGACACATTAAGGAGCTCCAGCAGGTGGGCAGGCCTGACGCCCACAATGTTCAAGATGAGCAAACTGCAGGCGGTTTCCTGGGCGGTTCTCTGCACCTGCTGGGCGACCAGCTGCCCGGGAACCCTCCTCACAGGGACAAAAGGACTGGACTCCCCGACTGGGCGAATGTGTCCCCACAGGACACCCTGCTCCTGGGCCATCCTCCTCAGCCGCCCGAAAGGGGAGGGTAGAAGGCGCGGCTGCCGGCTGCCCGGGGTGGGAGGGCTGCTGCTCTTACCACGGCTGGCCAGAAGGGGTATTTCTGGTGCTTGAGCCAGACCAGCATTCCGACCTCAAAGGAACGCGGTTCTAGaattagagaaacagaacagacAGGTCAGGACCATCATCAGGTGCCAAACGCAGGCAGCCTGAGCACACACGGCTCTCAGGACAGTTGGAACCTGGCGTCAGGAACACCAGGATAGGGAAGATGGGTTTGTGATGCCCGCTGAAGCCTAAGAGCTGGCCGTGGGCACGGGAAACGGTCACAAGCAGGGCGTGCGGCCAGCTTCCAGGGCAGCATGCCACAGTCCCATCAGGGGTGAAAGCGAGGCCgagctggtgtgggggggtcCTGTATCATCTCTGCAACTTATCTGTAAATCTCAAATCAATCcagaataaatcatttttaagGAAGCATGTGGCACGAAAACAGGAGGGAGACGGGCACATGACAGAGATACCAACATGAGAACCGGTTTTCTACGTGGCTCACCGTCTGAGAAGCTGCAGTCTTAAAAGGGAAACAAAGAACTGAGTAACTGTCAGGTAGCTGGAGAACTATCTGTGAACACAACTATGTTTTCAaccagaaggcagaagaaaaagcCTCCagaatgagcaaataaatgacaaaaagccAGCTACAAACTCGCAGAGGCCGTTCTGGACCCAGGCTAAGCCACCCTGTGTGGGGGAAGCTGCCATGTCCGACCACCTGACAATTTAAAGGTCTAAAGATGAAACCTCAGGGCCGAGTGGGGAGGCCGCCTGGAGAAGGGCCTGCAGCCGACTCGTGGGGGGTCATAACCCACCCACAGACCCGCGCAAGAGGGACGTCAGAGCCCCGTGAGCACAAATGGGCCGCAGCCGTGTCAAGGGCCAGCCAGGGAGCCACCAGGCAGAGGTCAGGCCGCCGGGAGACAAGACCAAAGGGGAAGGACAAACGCAAACGCCGTGGGGTGACCGGACCCCCAGCTGGCAGCGAAGGAGGCACCCGCTTGGAAGAAGGTGTGCGGCCCCATCTGGGGCCTGGTGAGCCCTGAGCAGGGGGGCTGATGCGCCAGTATTTCCCATAAGCACACACACGGGCACTGTAGCCCCAGGGGTGGGACAGGCGAGGGCAGGGCTCTGCAAGGGGTCACCCACCAGTCCCGTAAGCAGTGAGTAGGTGCCACTAACTTTGACACCACGTAACGGTGTCAAAACTGCCCGACTCATCGTAGGTTAAGAACAGGGGAGGACAGGCCTGTGCAAATGTGCCGATGTGGTGGCACATGGGCTGGGAAGCAAAGAACCATGGGAGTGGGTGTGCCCACAGAGCTCGGGCACACCGGTCGGCTTCCTGGCCCCCAGACTTCCGTGTGCTATGTCTGCAATGTCTTGGGAATCCgtaactatttcaaaataaaaaaaactaaattaaaaccCAACTAGACTATGGTGAGATAGTTAACGATGACTCCACGCTGAAGGTGGTCCTGAATGAGCTGGGGAGGTGCGTGACCCCTCCTAGGTGGGCTCGAGGCACGCACGCAGCCCTGGGGGTGCCGGGGCGCTGCTCCCGCAGCCGGAGATCGCGCCTGGACAGACACCACACCCACCCAGAGGCCCCCAAGGCTGCAGCACCCCTCTAGGACCAGGGCTGGGCTGACCCATGAGGGGCCAGGGTGCTGATGAAGGGAACGGAGTGCTCACAGGCCGGGCCAGCCCTCTCCCTGGGGGTCCTTCCCTTTGTGTCCCCATCCTTGAGACAAGGACCAAACACCTGGCACTCAAGGTCTCGGCTCGGCGGGAGGAAAACGAAATGGCAACAGGCCTTGCGGGAGTGCTGGCGACACACCCCGGATCCACCACCAGACGCAGCTGGGGCTACTCCTCCCGTCTCACCGGGGTACAGGAGGATTCTGGGCGGCTCCTCGTCTTCCTCATCTTCCTCCAAGATAGAATCAACGGACCCGAACTCCACGGACTCTTCAGAATGCGGACGGCCTGCCGAAGATGTCAGGTCAGACCCTCACCGCCGTTATCTTGGTGACTCACCCCCGAGAAACATTTCCTGATACACGAGCATCGCTGCAAAAAGCTCCCGCGTTACGCTTACTTGCATGGCAGGATTCGGGAGGGGGCACGCCGCCCAGAGCACACGTAAAAGGAGATCGTGGGAGAGCGCAGAGGGGGGACCGGCTTTCGAGGCATGAACTAGGGCAAGCAGGAGTGCAGCTCTCGGCTGCGGGGAGGTGCCTGGGCCCTGTGGTGGCTCCCTTTGTGGAGCTGATCCCGCGTGGAAGCCCTCAGCGGCACACGGGCAGCGGGCAGGGTGGCAGGCAGGGCAGCTGCGGCCACTTTCTGATGAGGAAGTGGCTGGGAAGGCGGGTCGGCTCTCTGCAGCCTTCCAACACACTGGGACGTGGCCTCACAATAAAGGCCGAAGCCTACATAGCAAGCGTGGCCAGACCTCCGGGCTCCTTGCCGCGCAGAAACGAGCATTTCTGAATCAGCATTTCGGAAACAAGTGGGACGCTGCGATGCTAAGATGGACACACCACGGCGCCTGACTGCAGGCCTCCCAGAGGCACAGCCGTGCAGGCATTCCTGAAGAGCAGGGCCCGGGGGCTCCCTCCCTCGGGAGACTCCTGCCAATCTGATGGCGGTGCTGACCGCTCTGGTCCCCGGGGCGCAGACGCAGCGTGGCCACGGCCACGCTCTCCGGTCCTGCCTCTCCAGCCACGCCCCGCCACCCCGTCACAGGCCCCCTgtcccccttccctctctccagtGCAGAGCACAGACAAAGACACAAATACTCGGGAGCAGTGGGAGTCGTCACAGCCCAGCTGGGAGGCGACAAAAAGGAATCAGGGAATCTCTGCTCTGCATCTATTCTGGTGACGATCTCATTAAAATGTGGCTGCGAACACACAAGGGCCTGGCCCGGGGCCTGGCCCGGGCACCAGACGGCCACCCTCTCCCGGCACCACACCATCCCTCAGCCGGCGGTCCTTTACCTTCCTCCCCGGCACGACGGCTCGTCTCCTCTGCGGGCACGCGCAGGGTGGGCAGGCCAGGTTTCAGAGTCGTGAGTCGCCTGGGCCCCCGCTTGGGGGATGGCGCTGCCCCTGGCTCCGGCTCGGTGGGAGGCCTCTGGCTGCCGTCTGGGCACCGCCGCTTGGCAGGGCGGCCTTGGGTGTCGGGGCAGGCCAGGTGCCTGGGGGCCGGGAGCACGGTGGGGCTGCCCGCAGGCTGCCCTGGGTCTGGCCCTCTGGCCCACATGCCCCCCTCCCTGACTTTGGAAGGTGAGCTGGGGGAGGCCGGACCGCTGGCCTCCTCCTCGTCTGCTCCCCTGCGGCCTCCCTCTGAAGACGAAGGTGCATTCTGGCATGCATGCGGCTCCTGGGCCGAAACTCTTTCCCCTTTGCTGGGGGTTGTCCGACTTTTGCGGTGTGTCTTTGACCCCCGGCCGTCTTGAGGACCCCCAGCAGATGAGACCACCAGGCCTCGTGGACCTTCACTCTTCCAGAGCCCCTGATGCTGGTCTGCTTCGCACGTGGGGCCTTTTACACAAGTGGGTGACCCCCACAGCCTTTGGTGTGCACGTGCCTTCCCCTCGGCTCCGTCATACACAGCTCGGGGGGAAGGAGGTGAAGCACTGGGGTCACAGGGGCCGGAAGAGGCCCACTCCGTGGGCTTCTCTCGTGGAGACAGGGCAGTTCTTCCTTCCCATGACGAGCTTTCTTGACATGGCCCGTTGCTGCTGTTCAGAACATCTAGACCCACGCGAAGCGACCGTCTGTAGACCAGCTCCTCCAGGGGTTCAGCGGGAACCTGGTTCTGTGAGCCTGCACAGCCAGGAAACAAAGAAAGCCTGGTGACACCCAGACTCCCGGGCCCTGTTGTGGAGCCTCCCTCCACAAGCGCCACGCTCACTGGTCTACTTTTGATCGCTAGCTTCCGTACCTGCGGGGAGGACTAACACCTCTCACCTACATCCTCCCCACAGGGGACAAGGCTGCAGAACAGCTGCTCCTTCTGGGCTCAGGGGCTccagtttttttaaaagcaaactggctgacctctAACACGACTGGGTTACAGAGATGAATTCTCTCAGGTTACAGAACAATACCGCCAACAGGACGCATTCAGACATTTGGCAAATCCTCTCTCGGCATTACAATTTCAAATTCGATCAGGGTCAGTAAAAACTCATGCCCACAAATAATGAACTCTGCTGGCAACGTGTtcggggtggggcagggtgggggcagctgaCAGAAAGCAGCCTCCATGGGCCAGTGTTTTCCACACTTCTTTGCAAGGGCCTTTCAAACTCCAGAGACAGCATCACAGGCTTGGGAGTCCAGCCCAGGTCCCCCTCCGGGCCCCGCAATAGTTGTATTCGTTCATTCAGACACACAGACAGGGCACCATTTATCCCAACAAGACGATGAGTGCGGTGTCACAACTCAGTGGGTGTAATGCCTCATCAGCACAGCATTTCCCTGCTTAGTATCACTGGCACCCCCAACAGGACCTGAACAACCACGGTTGTCTGAGAGGTGACAGGTGACCCCGCCTGAGGGTCTCGCTTTCAGCAATGGCTGTTTTTCCAAAGATGTAGGAAAACAGACCCTTGCTTGTAAACACCTTTGGACGGGATTCTGAACAATCTTTTCAAGAGACAGGCAgagttttttttttgcatatggcaCACGCACTTCCActttgcagagagaaaaaaacaccttCACATGTCGGTTTGCAGAACAGAGACAGGGGCAGTATGTAGTCCCTGTTTCCTAGGGAGATGCATGCAGCATGTGCCCCCAGCTCAGCTGTCACCTGCGAAAGGCACAGATTCCCCATTGGGCTGAACAGGCACACCCTTCTGCCCCAGACTCGGCCGTGGACTTTACATACACAGCCCACTGCTGCTCACATCTCAGGCAGACACCAGACCAGCATCAGAACTGTTTTAGTCTTAatagaggaattaaaaaaaaaaaaaaaaggcagggtcCTTCCCTCTCCTCACAGAAGCAGACCCCCTCTGTGCCCTGCATGCTCGCTGCTGGCCACCCTGGAAGTCAACAACAGGATAGGTCCTGGGGCAAATTCGGGAAAGGTTTGGAAAGCAGACCTGTTTTCCTCTCCTTCAGCTCAGGGACTGTGCGTTCCCTTGCGTGCAGGGAAGAGCTGGTGCACAGGGTCGGTTCCGACGCGGGGAGCCGAGCCCCTCCATTTGCCCACGCCACCTCCTACTTGTTAGGACTTAGTGCTCACCCAGTGCCCTGCTCTCACCTAAGGACGAGGCGATGTCTTCGATGTGAGACTGCTCCAGGGTCTGGGCTTCTGCACTTTTCACCTTGATTCTGCAGGGACAGAAACGGCTGTTATCCGCCAACAGCCAAGGCCGCGAAGACATTTTCAAACGTGTTTTTCTTTAGATGACAAAAGCTTtagattcattttcttccttctcagccttCCACTTAAAACTGAAAGTCACAGCCAACTAGGAATTCATGTGCCTGAGGTTACAGGCAGCAAGGACCCTGGTGACTGCgatggggttttttgttttttttttccttccctcttttctcttttaagacAGAAAAGGTTGGCTGGATGTAAGagtaaaaaatgaattcaattgTGACTTTTAAGAGGCAAACCTTGCTTTCAATTGCACAGATAACCCTTTGTTAGATTTTTCAGAGTAGCTGATAATGTCAGTAAAAGCTGTTTACAGCCCAGCAGGTGTGTTTTGGTTTAAAAGGATGTGCTTTCCTTTTAAATCTCCAGTATTCAATTATCTTCCCAGCCGCAGGAACCTGTGAGCTTGGGACCCGGGGAACCTGTCACGGGAGCTGGTTTGGGTTTATTCTCTATTTAGAGCTGGGAATTCTTCCATTAGACGTAACATCACCACAGTCGTATGCCATCTGGGCATTTTAACCTCGCCACGAGAGCTTATGGCTGCCCATCACTGGGCGACTCAGAGCAGGAGAGCCATGTGCGGCCCCACAATCCCATGTGTGCCTCTGAACGCTCTGTGACGGTTTATTATTAGAAGGACAGGTCCAGAAACCGAGTATTTCACAACTGATGGGGCTGTTACCCAAATTtctgaaaacaaacacaaacagatcCATGGGAAGGAACTATCCCTGCCCAGACCCCAACGGGGTACACCCTGTGTCTAAGTTATATTCAGTGTTTGTGCCGATCTCCCTGCAGATCGGCCCAGAATGCCTTGTGCTCGTCAACTCCCAAACTGAACATAAATAAA contains the following coding sequences:
- the PWWP3A gene encoding PWWP domain-containing DNA repair factor 3A isoform X2, which produces MTDAEYVLCRWESRLWPAKVLARTEMSTKNKRKKEFLLTVQILSLDKNRFCPCRIKVKSAEAQTLEQSHIEDIASSLGSQNQVPAEPLEELVYRRSLRVGLDVLNSSNGPCQESSSWEGRTALSPREKPTEWASSGPCDPSASPPSPRAVYDGAEGKARAHQRLWGSPTCVKGPTCEADQHQGLWKSEGPRGLVVSSAGGPQDGRGSKTHRKSRTTPSKGERVSAQEPHACQNAPSSSEGGRRGADEEEASGPASPSSPSKVREGGMWARGPDPGQPAGSPTVLPAPRHLACPDTQGRPAKRRCPDGSQRPPTEPEPGAAPSPKRGPRRLTTLKPGLPTLRVPAEETSRRAGEEGRPHSEESVEFGSVDSILEEDEEDEEPPRILLYPEPRSFEVGMLVWLKHQKYPFWPAVVKSVRRRDRKASVLFIEGHMDPKGRGITVSLRRLKHFDCKEKQALLKEAKEGFDQAIGWCVSLITDYRVRLGCGSFSGSFLEYYAADISYPVRKSIQQDVLGTRFPQLSAGGLREPVAGVPQGRRRPRRKVLPDRSRAARDRANQKLVEYIVKARGAERHLQAILKNRKPSRWLKMFLNSGQYVTCVETYLEDEEQLDLVVQYLQRVYQEAGSRAPVGVSSDRIRFILDVLLPEAIICAISAVDAVDYKTAEEKYIRGPSLGYREKEIFDNQLLEERGQRC